Proteins from one Shewanella pealeana ATCC 700345 genomic window:
- the hppD gene encoding 4-hydroxyphenylpyruvate dioxygenase produces MASEQNPLGLLGIEFTEFATPEQDFMHQVFIDFGFSLLKKSKSKEILYYKQNDINFLLNTERKGFSAEFAKSHGPAICSMGWRVEDAQFAFENAVARGAKPADDAAKDMPYPAIYGIGDSLIYFIDTFGENDNIYATDFDDLDEQVIVEEKGFIEVDHLTNNVYKGTMEYWSNFYKDIFGFTEVRYFDIKGSQTALISYALRSPDGSFCIPINEGKGNDKNQIDEYLREYDGPGVQHLAFRSRDIVGSLDAMEGTSIQTLDIIPEYYDTIFDKLPQVTEDRDRIKHHQILVDGDEDGYLLQIFTKNLFGPIFIEIIQRKNNLGFGEGNFTALFESIERDQKRRGVL; encoded by the coding sequence ATGGCAAGCGAACAAAACCCACTGGGTCTACTCGGTATCGAATTCACTGAGTTTGCAACACCCGAACAAGACTTTATGCATCAGGTCTTTATTGATTTCGGCTTTTCATTGTTGAAAAAGTCAAAGTCCAAAGAGATTTTGTACTACAAACAAAACGATATTAACTTTCTATTGAATACCGAACGTAAAGGGTTTTCAGCAGAGTTTGCCAAGAGCCATGGTCCGGCAATATGTTCAATGGGCTGGCGTGTAGAAGACGCCCAATTTGCGTTCGAAAATGCCGTTGCTCGTGGTGCAAAACCTGCAGATGATGCAGCAAAAGATATGCCTTACCCTGCAATTTATGGCATTGGCGATAGCTTAATTTACTTTATCGATACCTTCGGCGAAAACGATAATATCTATGCCACAGATTTTGACGATCTAGACGAGCAAGTTATTGTTGAGGAGAAAGGCTTTATCGAAGTCGACCACCTTACCAACAATGTCTACAAAGGCACCATGGAGTACTGGTCAAATTTCTATAAAGATATCTTTGGCTTTACCGAAGTGCGTTACTTTGACATTAAAGGCTCGCAAACCGCGCTTATCTCTTACGCGCTGCGCTCACCCGATGGCAGCTTCTGTATTCCGATCAACGAAGGTAAAGGCAACGACAAAAATCAGATTGATGAATACTTACGTGAATACGACGGTCCAGGTGTACAGCACCTTGCCTTTAGAAGCCGCGATATTGTTGGTTCACTCGATGCGATGGAAGGCACATCGATTCAAACCTTAGATATTATTCCTGAGTATTACGACACCATTTTCGACAAGTTGCCACAGGTAACCGAAGATCGTGACCGCATTAAGCATCACCAAATTCTGGTCGACGGCGATGAAGATGGTTACCTACTGCAGATCTTTACTAAGAATCTTTTTGGGCCAATTTTTATCGAGATCATCCAGCGTAAAAATAATCTCGGCTTCGGTGAAGGTAACTTTACCGCACTGTTTGAGTCGATTGAGCGTGATCAAAAGCGCCGTGGCGTGCTTTAA
- a CDS encoding homogentisate 1,2-dioxygenase — MPSYVKQGIVPAKRHITFKKDNGELYREELFSTHGFSNIYSNKYHHNMPTKALAVSPYSLSHGEDWQDSLVQNYKLDTKQADCGGNFFSSRNKIFFNNDVAMYTAKVSEECDEFYRNAYADEVVFVHEGQGTLYSEYGALAVKKWDYLVIPRGTTYQLKFDDYSNVRLFVIESSSMVEVPKHFRNEYGQMLESAPYCERDIRTPELEDAIVEKGDFPLICKFGDKYQLTSLEWHPYDLVGWDGCVYPWAFNIQEYAPKVGKIHLPPSDHIVFSAHNFVICNFVPRPYDFHPESIPAPYYHSNIDSDEVLYYVDGDFMSRTGIEAGFMTLHQKGVPHGPQPGRTEASIGKTETYEYAVMVDTFAPLKLTEHVKHCMSNDYNRSWIES; from the coding sequence ATGCCATCTTATGTGAAGCAAGGTATTGTGCCCGCTAAGCGCCATATCACCTTTAAAAAAGACAATGGAGAGCTCTACCGTGAAGAGCTATTCTCCACCCATGGCTTTTCCAACATCTATTCCAATAAGTACCATCACAACATGCCAACCAAGGCATTAGCAGTGAGCCCCTATAGCTTGTCTCATGGCGAAGACTGGCAAGACTCATTAGTACAAAACTATAAGTTAGATACCAAGCAAGCTGATTGCGGTGGCAACTTTTTTAGTAGCCGTAACAAGATATTCTTTAATAATGATGTCGCCATGTACACGGCAAAGGTCAGCGAAGAGTGTGATGAATTCTACCGTAACGCCTACGCAGATGAAGTAGTGTTCGTTCACGAGGGCCAAGGCACCCTTTACAGTGAATACGGTGCACTTGCAGTGAAAAAGTGGGACTACTTAGTGATCCCTCGCGGCACCACTTACCAGCTAAAATTTGATGACTATAGCAATGTCAGATTATTTGTTATCGAGTCTTCATCCATGGTGGAAGTACCAAAGCATTTTCGTAATGAATATGGCCAGATGCTTGAATCAGCTCCTTATTGCGAACGTGACATTCGTACACCTGAGCTAGAAGACGCCATCGTAGAGAAAGGCGACTTCCCGCTTATCTGCAAATTTGGCGATAAGTATCAACTGACATCACTTGAGTGGCACCCATATGATTTAGTGGGCTGGGACGGCTGTGTGTACCCTTGGGCCTTCAATATTCAAGAGTACGCACCTAAGGTAGGCAAAATCCACCTACCGCCGTCTGACCACATAGTGTTTAGCGCTCACAACTTTGTGATCTGTAACTTTGTGCCGCGCCCCTATGACTTCCATCCAGAATCGATACCCGCACCTTACTATCACAGCAATATCGACAGTGACGAAGTGCTGTATTACGTCGACGGTGACTTTATGAGCCGTACGGGCATAGAAGCAGGCTTCATGACCCTACACCAAAAAGGTGTGCCTCACGGGCCGCAACCGGGCCGCACGGAGGCCTCAATTGGCAAAACAGAAACTTACGAATACGCAGTGATGGTCGATACCTTCGCCCCACTGAAACTAACGGAACATGTAAAGCATTGCATGAGTAACGACTACAACCGCTCTTGGATTGAAAGCTAA
- a CDS encoding LysR family transcriptional regulator, giving the protein MRIDVDAFKVLQVLVEEGSFAKAAERLHKAQSAVSYQVKKLEQHLGVNLFCRDQYRAELTPEGKVILAEGQRLLQYLANIEHLASRFSEGWEPKLEIIIDGALPMKPIMRALKRLSEQQIPTKVQLNMEFLGGVQDRFERDSADLMLVKDYRTGPSYRPQALPPITSVLVVSAEHPLAQEKRLSLFELQQHVELTIEDSSPDKHYRDELQFGGDKVFYLSGFIMKKNALLMGLGFGWMPDFLIEKELSSGELVEVDFSGGNRYSFTPQLVSTMERPLGRAGRLFTELVMEECRSETNLV; this is encoded by the coding sequence ATGCGTATTGATGTTGATGCTTTTAAAGTGCTGCAAGTGTTAGTTGAAGAAGGCAGCTTTGCTAAGGCAGCCGAGCGCCTTCACAAGGCACAATCAGCGGTGAGCTACCAAGTTAAAAAGCTTGAGCAGCATCTAGGTGTAAACCTTTTTTGTCGGGATCAGTATCGAGCAGAGTTAACCCCTGAGGGAAAAGTTATCTTGGCCGAGGGACAAAGGTTACTGCAGTATCTGGCAAATATTGAACATCTAGCCAGCCGATTTAGCGAAGGCTGGGAGCCTAAGCTTGAAATTATCATCGACGGGGCATTGCCGATGAAACCTATTATGAGAGCATTGAAGCGACTTTCTGAGCAACAGATCCCTACTAAAGTGCAGCTTAATATGGAGTTTCTTGGAGGCGTTCAAGATAGGTTCGAGCGAGACAGTGCCGATCTTATGTTGGTAAAAGACTATCGTACTGGCCCAAGTTACCGTCCTCAGGCTTTACCGCCGATCACCAGTGTTTTAGTCGTCAGCGCAGAGCATCCGCTTGCTCAAGAAAAGCGGCTCAGTTTATTTGAGTTACAGCAACATGTGGAGCTAACCATTGAAGACTCATCGCCTGATAAACACTACCGTGACGAGTTACAGTTTGGTGGCGATAAGGTGTTCTACCTTTCAGGTTTTATCATGAAGAAGAATGCACTTTTGATGGGGCTAGGTTTTGGCTGGATGCCAGACTTTCTAATCGAAAAAGAGCTTAGTAGTGGCGAATTAGTCGAAGTGGACTTTAGCGGAGGTAATCGCTATAGCTTCACTCCTCAACTGGTTTCAACCATGGAGCGGCCTCTTGGGCGAGCGGGACGTTTGTTCACTGAATTGGTAATGGAAGAGTGTAGGAGTGAGACTAACTTAGTTTAA
- a CDS encoding DUF6508 domain-containing protein translates to MNNSTLQGYVASLYTQYAKDLKLGEHYVSDKRLQEFVSELEISGILLAQFNWDEWYQNSHLVDRPEYIADASFYECQLLLTAMARLDRFSPGILSNMRCQGVLIAILERFQTLYYKQAV, encoded by the coding sequence ATGAATAACTCTACTTTACAAGGTTACGTGGCGAGCCTATACACTCAGTACGCGAAGGATCTTAAATTAGGTGAGCATTATGTTTCAGATAAGCGCTTGCAAGAGTTTGTTAGCGAGCTAGAAATTAGCGGTATTTTGTTAGCACAGTTTAACTGGGATGAATGGTATCAAAATAGCCATTTAGTGGACCGCCCTGAGTATATCGCCGATGCATCATTCTATGAATGTCAGTTACTGTTAACGGCAATGGCGCGCCTCGATAGGTTCAGTCCTGGCATATTAAGTAATATGCGATGCCAAGGGGTATTAATTGCCATTCTAGAGCGCTTTCAAACCCTTTATTATAAGCAAGCCGTTTGA
- a CDS encoding cytochrome-c peroxidase, giving the protein MNKLSLLSIALLSTLSVGVNAANEPIEIIPAAVITNHEKVELGKMLFFEPRLSKSGFISCNSCHNLSTGGVDALPTSIGHNWQEGPINSPTVLNAEYGLAQFWDGRAKDLKEQAGGPIANPKEMGFSHELAVDTVRSMPAYQARFEKVYDSKEVSIDMITDAIAEFEKTLVTPNAPFDLYLQGDKAAISDQAKAGYQLFKDKGCVSCHNGPAVGGTMYMKMGLVKPFHTNNPATGRKGVTGKEADKFVFKVPTLRNIELTYPYFHDGSVWDLEEAVNTMADIQLGQKLSDKEVKEMVAFLNSLTGEQPQIVLPILPPSNKNTPRPVPFED; this is encoded by the coding sequence ATGAATAAGCTTAGTTTACTGTCCATCGCGCTACTTTCGACATTATCTGTCGGTGTAAATGCCGCTAACGAACCTATTGAAATCATCCCTGCGGCGGTTATCACTAACCATGAGAAAGTAGAACTTGGAAAGATGTTATTCTTTGAACCAAGATTATCAAAATCAGGCTTCATTTCTTGTAACTCTTGCCACAACTTATCTACCGGTGGCGTGGATGCACTGCCAACATCTATTGGTCATAACTGGCAAGAAGGCCCTATTAACTCTCCAACCGTGCTAAATGCCGAATATGGCCTAGCACAGTTCTGGGATGGCCGAGCTAAAGATCTTAAAGAACAAGCAGGTGGGCCGATTGCCAACCCGAAAGAGATGGGCTTTAGTCATGAGTTAGCTGTCGATACCGTACGCTCTATGCCTGCGTATCAAGCACGCTTCGAAAAAGTCTATGACTCGAAAGAAGTCAGCATCGATATGATCACCGATGCGATTGCTGAGTTTGAAAAAACCTTAGTCACTCCGAATGCACCATTCGATCTGTATCTTCAAGGTGACAAAGCTGCGATTAGCGACCAAGCTAAGGCCGGTTATCAATTGTTTAAAGACAAAGGCTGCGTGAGCTGTCATAACGGCCCAGCAGTGGGCGGCACCATGTATATGAAGATGGGACTGGTTAAGCCATTCCATACAAATAATCCAGCGACTGGCAGAAAAGGCGTGACAGGTAAGGAAGCCGATAAGTTTGTATTCAAAGTGCCTACGCTACGTAACATCGAGCTGACCTATCCGTACTTCCACGACGGCAGTGTTTGGGATCTCGAAGAAGCGGTTAACACCATGGCTGACATTCAGCTTGGGCAAAAACTGTCGGATAAAGAAGTGAAAGAGATGGTGGCATTCCTCAACTCTCTAACTGGTGAGCAACCACAAATCGTGCTGCCTATCCTACCGCCATCGAACAAGAACACGCCCCGCCCTGTTCCTTTCGAGGACTAA
- a CDS encoding PGPGW domain-containing protein, whose protein sequence is MIKKAVITLVGASLTLAGALLLVLPGPAWLLLPIGLAVLSLEYSWARRWLKKSQAHMSKTARWIDRKILLRRLSRK, encoded by the coding sequence ATGATAAAAAAAGCAGTTATTACACTTGTTGGTGCCAGCCTAACACTGGCAGGCGCATTATTACTTGTCCTTCCAGGTCCCGCTTGGTTATTACTCCCTATCGGGCTAGCAGTTCTCAGCTTAGAGTATTCATGGGCACGCCGTTGGCTTAAAAAAAGCCAAGCTCATATGAGTAAAACCGCTCGCTGGATAGATAGAAAGATTTTACTTCGTAGATTGAGTAGAAAATAG
- a CDS encoding substrate-binding periplasmic protein, translating to MCLFFILFSCNIHADTLYLTSLHWPPFAGERLQNQGACIAVTKAALEATGHTVVVDFFPWSRAVRMASRNDSKYLGYLPEYSYPTDKFVFSQPMGRSVLGLVEQKSYPVSWTQQSDLNHYTIGVVQGYVNTHELDEMMTQGSQPYEAVASDLHNLNKVATGRIDAAVIDEHVLKYLLAQPNMAHVRNKLQFNKKLLTYKELFVAFKNNKEGRMWRDRFNQGLAQIDVQQILEQNMQR from the coding sequence TTGTGCCTGTTTTTTATCCTCTTCTCTTGCAATATACATGCAGATACCCTGTATTTAACTTCATTGCATTGGCCGCCTTTCGCTGGAGAGCGGCTACAAAATCAGGGGGCTTGTATTGCTGTCACTAAGGCGGCACTCGAGGCTACTGGGCATACTGTTGTCGTTGACTTCTTTCCTTGGAGCCGTGCAGTAAGAATGGCGTCACGAAACGATTCTAAATACTTAGGTTACCTTCCAGAATATAGCTACCCCACAGATAAGTTTGTTTTCTCCCAGCCTATGGGGCGAAGTGTTTTAGGTCTGGTCGAACAAAAATCCTATCCTGTTAGCTGGACTCAGCAAAGTGATTTGAATCATTACACCATTGGCGTGGTTCAAGGGTACGTTAATACCCATGAGCTTGATGAGATGATGACTCAAGGAAGCCAGCCATATGAGGCCGTTGCATCAGATCTACATAACCTGAATAAGGTCGCTACGGGGCGAATCGATGCGGCGGTTATTGATGAGCATGTGCTGAAATATCTGCTCGCCCAGCCCAATATGGCGCATGTTAGGAATAAATTGCAGTTTAATAAGAAGTTATTAACTTACAAAGAGCTATTCGTTGCGTTTAAAAATAACAAAGAGGGACGCATGTGGCGAGACCGCTTCAATCAAGGATTGGCTCAAATAGACGTGCAACAGATCTTAGAACAAAATATGCAACGCTAG
- a CDS encoding alpha/beta fold hydrolase codes for MMATVVLIRGLMRDKRHWHNFAELLQKSLSDRHSVIALDTLGNGDLVNSLSPLTIDEYARELLERLNYDSSYNNSSDNSDDKYNNCYLVGLSMGGMIALQMASLQERALGLASDKSDKSDKSHNRIKSVAVINASAANLSPWHERFRFGALFTAFKRRMKGANISAVEACIIALTSSTQRQNIKLVLSWSQYRAVACTSLFNGLRQLWACRQFMSPVALSVPITVLCGREDKLVSPDCSKKLARYYQSKLIEFNFAGHDLSLDSPEKLCQELIESFSLKP; via the coding sequence ATGATGGCTACTGTGGTGTTAATTCGAGGCTTGATGCGCGATAAACGTCACTGGCATAATTTTGCTGAGTTGCTGCAAAAAAGTCTATCTGACAGACATAGTGTTATTGCGTTAGATACCTTAGGTAATGGGGATTTGGTTAACAGCCTCAGTCCGTTAACCATCGATGAGTATGCCCGGGAGCTACTAGAGCGCTTAAACTACGATAGCAGTTACAATAACAGTAGCGATAACAGCGACGATAAGTATAACAACTGTTATTTGGTTGGGTTATCTATGGGGGGCATGATAGCGCTGCAGATGGCCAGCTTGCAGGAGCGAGCTTTAGGCTTAGCAAGTGATAAAAGTGATAAAAGTGATAAAAGTCATAACAGAATAAAATCTGTGGCGGTGATTAATGCTAGCGCCGCCAATCTATCTCCTTGGCATGAACGTTTTAGGTTTGGCGCTTTATTCACGGCGTTTAAACGTAGAATGAAAGGAGCAAACATCAGTGCTGTAGAGGCTTGTATTATTGCCTTAACCAGCTCAACTCAGCGGCAAAATATCAAGCTGGTCCTTAGCTGGAGTCAATATCGCGCTGTAGCATGCACGAGCTTATTCAATGGACTACGTCAGCTATGGGCTTGTAGACAGTTTATGAGCCCTGTAGCGCTATCTGTGCCAATCACTGTGCTATGTGGGAGAGAAGATAAACTGGTCAGCCCTGATTGCAGCAAAAAGCTTGCTCGATACTATCAAAGCAAGCTTATTGAATTTAACTTTGCTGGTCATGACTTAAGTTTAGATAGCCCTGAAAAGCTCTGTCAGGAGCTTATCGAGAGCTTCTCACTTAAACCTTAA
- a CDS encoding YccF domain-containing protein: MAVLRLVFNIAWFVLGGFVMGLAWWFAGLLCFISIIGIPFGRACFVIGEMTFWPFGQDSINRRTLTGNEDIGTGSFGMLGNIIWFLFFGIWLAIGHIAHALACAVTIIGIPFALQHLKLAILSLTPIGQTVVAKA, from the coding sequence ATGGCAGTTCTTCGTTTAGTGTTTAATATTGCTTGGTTTGTTTTAGGTGGATTTGTGATGGGACTCGCATGGTGGTTTGCAGGGCTACTCTGCTTTATCAGTATCATAGGGATCCCATTTGGCAGAGCCTGCTTTGTCATAGGCGAAATGACATTCTGGCCTTTCGGGCAAGACTCTATCAACAGGCGCACATTGACCGGTAATGAAGACATAGGAACCGGCAGCTTTGGTATGCTAGGTAATATTATCTGGTTCCTGTTTTTTGGTATTTGGTTAGCAATCGGTCATATCGCCCATGCATTAGCCTGTGCAGTGACTATTATCGGTATCCCATTTGCCCTACAGCACCTTAAGTTAGCCATTTTGAGCCTAACGCCTATCGGACAAACGGTCGTTGCAAAAGCTTAA
- a CDS encoding pyridoxal-phosphate dependent enzyme codes for MLVNTPVESINFNGCQIYVKRDDLLSEAFSGNKARKFAYFLDNDVTGKRVLVGHGSPVANSLYSMSALAKLKGLQLDFYVDHIAEQVLLSTVGNYAAAIANGANVIDLSKASDRQELSCIEYIEQKVLPLRDDLLFVPEGGRCEYARYGVHKLAQEIINWVSDEELSELRVFLPSGTGTTAVFLSEYLVLHAPHIQVFTCACVGDSDYLKQQFTYLVADDSFHPQIVELDKKYHFGKLYKPFFDMYKKICASGIEFELLYDPLGWMCVEKLLNSEANVPMLYIHQGGLLGNATMLPRYQRKYGKE; via the coding sequence GTGTTAGTGAATACCCCTGTAGAAAGCATCAATTTTAATGGCTGTCAGATCTATGTGAAGCGGGACGATCTATTAAGCGAAGCGTTTTCCGGCAACAAGGCGCGTAAATTTGCGTATTTTCTCGATAATGATGTTACCGGAAAGCGTGTATTAGTCGGTCATGGCTCACCTGTAGCAAATTCTCTTTACTCTATGTCTGCACTCGCAAAACTTAAAGGCTTACAGCTGGATTTCTATGTCGACCATATTGCTGAGCAAGTCTTGCTATCGACAGTGGGCAACTATGCCGCGGCGATTGCTAATGGTGCTAATGTTATCGATCTCTCGAAGGCTTCAGATAGACAAGAGTTAAGCTGCATTGAGTATATCGAGCAAAAAGTACTGCCACTGCGTGATGACTTGTTATTTGTGCCTGAAGGCGGGCGCTGTGAATATGCAAGATACGGTGTGCATAAGCTGGCGCAAGAAATTATAAACTGGGTTAGCGATGAAGAGCTAAGTGAGCTGCGAGTCTTTTTACCCTCAGGCACTGGCACGACAGCAGTGTTTCTCAGTGAATACCTTGTCTTACATGCACCTCATATCCAAGTGTTTACCTGCGCCTGTGTTGGGGACTCTGACTACCTTAAGCAGCAATTTACTTACCTAGTAGCAGATGACAGTTTTCATCCACAGATTGTTGAATTAGACAAGAAATACCATTTTGGTAAGTTGTATAAGCCTTTTTTCGATATGTATAAAAAGATCTGTGCTTCAGGTATTGAATTTGAACTGCTTTATGATCCCCTTGGATGGATGTGTGTCGAGAAGTTGCTAAACAGCGAGGCGAACGTACCTATGCTGTATATACATCAGGGCGGCTTACTGGGTAACGCGACTATGTTACCAAGATACCAACGTAAATATGGTAAAGAGTGA
- a CDS encoding phage exclusion protein Lit family protein — protein MFTREHFELMSAVASRVAPENESKLVELSNKHDFSLLFLKESGFTFRVNTKTKVIKIPYGGLEYLWTFSLKAWLLYQAYAQAQLNGEQNLDLETINGYAGTSQLTEYLKESLYAESYDPNKNFSALISVEEIDQEVATEIFLCALGWIIWHEIAHIELGHSSLEINTLSIQEEKDADLYSTNWILSSSTIAAESKKRIVGITIALLAIQSLELDSKSCFKGTHPDASNRIFDNLSQHSEIGDEISQAMSIVTLQSMTKIDIAPMSDLNFSDMLGEALYQINVNKR, from the coding sequence TTGTTTACAAGAGAGCATTTTGAATTAATGTCAGCAGTTGCATCGCGAGTTGCACCTGAGAATGAAAGTAAGCTAGTGGAGTTATCTAACAAGCATGACTTTTCGCTACTTTTTTTGAAAGAGTCAGGCTTTACTTTTCGTGTTAACACAAAAACAAAGGTTATAAAGATCCCTTATGGCGGCTTGGAGTATTTATGGACGTTTAGTTTGAAAGCTTGGTTACTTTATCAAGCATACGCTCAGGCACAATTGAATGGTGAACAAAACTTAGACTTGGAAACTATTAATGGTTATGCTGGAACAAGTCAGTTAACTGAATATTTGAAAGAAAGTCTATATGCGGAAAGTTATGACCCAAATAAAAACTTTAGCGCTTTAATAAGTGTTGAGGAAATTGATCAGGAGGTAGCAACGGAAATATTCCTTTGTGCTTTAGGATGGATTATTTGGCATGAAATTGCACATATTGAGTTAGGTCATAGTTCTCTAGAAATTAATACCTTGTCAATACAAGAAGAAAAAGATGCTGACTTATATAGTACCAATTGGATACTAAGTTCTTCTACTATAGCAGCAGAATCAAAAAAACGTATTGTTGGTATAACTATCGCATTGTTAGCAATTCAGAGCTTAGAGCTAGATTCTAAATCTTGCTTTAAAGGTACTCATCCTGATGCGAGTAATCGTATTTTTGATAACTTATCACAACACTCTGAAATAGGTGATGAAATCAGTCAAGCAATGAGTATCGTGACGTTACAATCTATGACTAAAATAGACATAGCTCCTATGAGCGACCTGAACTTCTCAGATATGTTAGGAGAAGCTTTGTATCAAATAAATGTAAATAAGCGTTAA
- a CDS encoding helix-turn-helix domain-containing protein: MKDLAIQFGFNLRKKRKELGMSQDKLALLAEIDRSYGGRIERGEVNITLEKAYQLAEVLECDVRELLP, from the coding sequence ATGAAAGACTTAGCAATCCAATTTGGCTTCAATTTACGAAAAAAACGCAAAGAGTTGGGAATGTCTCAAGATAAATTGGCGCTTTTAGCTGAAATAGATCGCAGTTATGGGGGGAGAATCGAGCGCGGAGAAGTCAATATCACGTTAGAAAAAGCTTATCAGCTCGCTGAGGTATTAGAATGTGACGTCAGAGAGTTACTTCCATAA
- a CDS encoding DEAD/DEAH box helicase produces MQLRQWQLECVNRALEHFNANQRHFLCLATPGAGKTIMAAEVAAELFEQDLIDFVLCFSPSVNISKGIQKTFSHRLECRFDGVIGAVGCSYTYQGMLSFKEDFWQLLKRNRVLVIFDEIHHCSGSTLEDANAWGEEILLNIQDQAQYTLALTGTPWRSDQAPIVLSRYLDPDNEIQCDYVYGLKEAVRDGVCRNPKIVLIDNEELSVKNQYNEIQTFSSFNELFKGSSIPYQLVIKNDLAIHHVLSLAIDKLGSIRQLNPDAAGLVVASSIEHACFILEILKNTFKQTATIVTYQEIAPSDTINKFRHDDTQWIVSVGMISEGTDIPRLQVCCHLSRVKTELYFRQILGRILRTTKAHDQQAWLFTFAEPKLTDFAYRIAIELPEGSTVIREKKPRGSMKLTISNNCKITNEPPSLPSCFTLSMGDAIGRKQINSLPSQAINDAHLISSMNPSMLLLGRFREKVISTFDSPF; encoded by the coding sequence ATGCAATTAAGACAATGGCAATTAGAGTGCGTCAATCGCGCTCTAGAGCATTTTAATGCCAACCAAAGACACTTTCTCTGCTTAGCAACTCCAGGGGCTGGAAAGACGATTATGGCAGCAGAGGTTGCAGCTGAGTTATTCGAACAAGATCTTATTGATTTTGTATTATGCTTTTCGCCTTCTGTAAATATCTCGAAAGGCATTCAGAAAACATTCTCACATCGATTAGAGTGTCGCTTTGATGGAGTAATAGGTGCAGTAGGTTGTTCTTACACATATCAAGGAATGCTATCTTTTAAAGAAGACTTTTGGCAGCTACTAAAAAGGAATCGGGTATTGGTGATCTTTGATGAGATCCATCATTGTTCTGGCAGTACTCTTGAGGATGCGAATGCTTGGGGAGAGGAGATCTTACTAAATATACAAGATCAAGCACAATACACCTTGGCATTGACTGGGACGCCTTGGCGCTCTGATCAAGCCCCCATTGTTTTATCTCGATATCTAGACCCTGATAACGAAATTCAGTGTGATTATGTTTACGGCTTAAAAGAAGCTGTGAGAGATGGTGTTTGTCGGAATCCTAAAATAGTATTAATTGATAACGAAGAGCTTTCAGTTAAAAATCAGTATAATGAAATCCAAACTTTCAGCAGTTTTAATGAGCTTTTTAAAGGTTCATCAATTCCGTATCAATTAGTCATCAAAAATGATTTAGCTATTCATCATGTTTTGAGCTTAGCAATTGATAAGCTAGGTAGCATTAGGCAATTGAACCCCGATGCAGCTGGTTTAGTGGTCGCATCTTCAATCGAACATGCGTGCTTTATCTTAGAAATCCTCAAAAATACATTCAAACAAACAGCAACAATCGTAACTTATCAAGAAATTGCCCCGTCGGATACAATTAACAAGTTTCGGCATGATGATACACAATGGATTGTTAGTGTAGGAATGATTAGCGAAGGTACTGATATTCCGAGGTTACAGGTTTGCTGCCATTTAAGTAGAGTAAAAACCGAATTATATTTTCGGCAAATACTAGGTCGTATTTTACGAACAACTAAAGCACATGATCAACAAGCTTGGCTCTTCACTTTTGCAGAGCCCAAACTAACCGATTTTGCATATCGAATAGCGATTGAACTACCAGAAGGCTCAACTGTAATTAGAGAGAAGAAACCTAGAGGAAGTATGAAGTTAACAATATCGAATAATTGTAAAATAACTAATGAACCTCCGAGCCTGCCAAGTTGTTTTACACTTAGTATGGGTGATGCTATAGGTAGGAAACAGATTAATTCATTACCAAGTCAGGCAATTAATGATGCTCACTTAATCAGTTCAATGAACCCATCAATGCTGCTACTAGGCAGGTTTAGGGAGAAGGTCATTTCGACTTTTGATTCTCCATTTTAA
- a CDS encoding DUF6262 family protein: MDTREQLLSCVREFEQNSESITISKVAHKCGLSHSLIYNRHPDIKEMINNLKKKQKEQALVDQQKDQTKKLLKRNENLERKLAEAKGKDDKETIAMLMAHIHELYSMYDSLLEERNAFAQRILELES, translated from the coding sequence ATGGACACCAGAGAGCAATTATTATCTTGTGTAAGAGAGTTTGAACAAAACAGTGAATCGATCACCATAAGCAAAGTTGCTCACAAATGTGGTTTATCGCATTCGCTCATTTACAACCGTCACCCTGACATCAAGGAGATGATCAACAACCTCAAGAAAAAACAAAAAGAACAAGCGTTAGTTGATCAGCAAAAAGACCAAACAAAGAAGCTACTTAAACGAAACGAAAACCTTGAGCGCAAGCTTGCTGAAGCAAAGGGGAAGGACGATAAGGAAACTATAGCCATGCTAATGGCACACATACATGAGCTTTACTCTATGTATGACTCTTTATTGGAGGAGCGTAACGCTTTTGCTCAACGTATTCTTGAATTGGAAAGCTAA